Proteins found in one bacterium genomic segment:
- a CDS encoding adenine phosphoribosyltransferase codes for MDSGWPASLIRDVPDFPTPGILFKDITPLLDDAGAFKWATDELADRFSDAPADRVVGVEARGFILGAAVAYRLGLGFVPVRKPGKLPYDTRSVDYELEYGTASLEAHTDAMSPGQRVLIIDDVLATGGTAAAAVELVNSVGAEVAGVGFLIELGFLDGRGKIEEHADCPVISLFCFGDDG; via the coding sequence GTGGATTCCGGCTGGCCTGCGAGCCTCATAAGGGATGTCCCCGATTTCCCCACGCCGGGGATCTTGTTCAAGGACATCACCCCGCTGCTCGACGACGCGGGGGCATTCAAATGGGCCACCGATGAGCTGGCCGACCGTTTCAGCGACGCTCCGGCGGACCGAGTGGTGGGGGTTGAGGCCCGGGGGTTCATCCTGGGAGCCGCAGTGGCCTATCGCCTCGGTCTCGGATTCGTGCCCGTTCGCAAGCCGGGCAAGCTGCCCTACGACACCCGGTCGGTCGACTATGAGCTGGAATACGGCACTGCTTCGCTCGAGGCCCACACCGACGCCATGTCCCCTGGTCAGCGAGTGCTCATCATCGATGATGTGCTGGCCACTGGGGGCACCGCGGCCGCCGCTGTCGAGCTTGTCAATTCTGTTGGCGCGGAAGTGGCCGGGGTGGGCTTCCTAATCGAGTTGGGATTCCTGGATGGCCGGGGGAAAATAGAAGAACACGCCGACTGTCCGGTGATCTCACTGTTCTGCTTCGGGGATGACGGATGA
- a CDS encoding bifunctional (p)ppGpp synthetase/guanosine-3',5'-bis(diphosphate) 3'-pyrophosphohydrolase, which produces MTLTERPLPWMDQPGQDMGPLLNAYLERHPNSTSDRIETAYRLAEKAHSGQVRKSGEPYVTHPLAVAHIVVELGLDDVSVIAALLHDAIEDTAMDLSEVEHHFGGEVASIVDSVTRLDRLKFNTQEEEQAASMRKMLVAIAKDLRVLVVKLSDRLHNMRTLAALPLEKQHRVARETMDIYAPLANRLGMQDMKLQLEDLAFAALHPKRYAEIDRMVATRAPERDLYLTQVLSSVEARLAELGIPAQVTGRPKHLWSIYEKMMTKDRSFDEIYDLVGMRVIVDSVRDCYAALGSIHATWKPVQGRFKDYIAMPKFNLYQSLHTTVVGPGGKSLEVQLRTNEMHARAEQGVAAHWDYKEGATADDLAWLSRIIDWQQETSDAVEFLSNLKTDLDHDEVQVFTPKGEVVSLPMGAIPIDFAYAIHTEVGHACIGARVNGQLVPLDRELRPGDMVEIFTSKVADKGPSRDWLGLVASHRARNKIRQWFAQARREDAIKAGRDAVAAALRRERLPVAKVLSGEELLHAATDMNYRDLDTLFAAVGERHVSAKAVAERVAGMRVELAVEEEQDDELAAVPSPAVLPRRTDQSVEVEGLDDVLVNLARCCKPVPPDEIIGFVTRGRGVSVHRTECANAASLSFEQGDRLIDVDWSAERSGAYCVTIEVKAFDRTRLLRDVANALSTGSVNILACETRTGADHISVMRFDFELSDGTHLDALLRTIRGIESVYNAYRVLPTATGS; this is translated from the coding sequence GTGACACTGACTGAGCGGCCACTGCCGTGGATGGATCAGCCCGGACAGGACATGGGTCCGCTGCTCAACGCCTATCTGGAACGCCACCCCAACAGCACGTCCGACCGCATTGAAACGGCCTATCGCCTGGCCGAGAAGGCCCACTCCGGACAGGTGCGCAAGTCCGGTGAGCCCTACGTCACCCATCCCCTGGCCGTGGCCCACATCGTGGTCGAGCTGGGTTTGGACGATGTGTCGGTCATCGCCGCCTTGCTGCACGACGCCATCGAGGACACCGCCATGGACCTGTCGGAGGTGGAGCACCATTTCGGCGGGGAAGTGGCCTCAATCGTGGACAGCGTCACCCGGCTGGACCGACTCAAGTTCAACACCCAAGAGGAGGAGCAGGCCGCCTCCATGCGCAAGATGCTGGTGGCCATCGCCAAGGACCTGCGGGTGCTGGTGGTGAAGCTCTCCGACCGGCTGCACAACATGCGGACGCTGGCCGCGCTGCCGCTGGAGAAGCAGCATCGGGTGGCCCGGGAGACCATGGACATCTACGCCCCGCTGGCCAACCGCCTGGGTATGCAGGACATGAAGCTCCAGCTCGAAGACCTGGCCTTTGCCGCCCTGCACCCCAAGCGCTACGCCGAGATCGACCGCATGGTGGCCACTCGGGCGCCCGAGCGCGACCTGTATCTCACCCAGGTTCTCTCCAGCGTGGAAGCCCGCTTGGCCGAGCTGGGCATCCCCGCCCAAGTCACGGGCCGCCCCAAGCACCTTTGGAGCATCTACGAGAAGATGATGACCAAGGATCGCAGCTTCGACGAGATCTACGACTTGGTGGGCATGCGGGTAATCGTCGATTCGGTGCGGGATTGCTACGCCGCTTTGGGGTCCATCCATGCCACCTGGAAGCCGGTGCAGGGGCGATTCAAGGACTACATCGCCATGCCCAAGTTCAACCTCTACCAATCGCTGCACACCACGGTGGTCGGGCCGGGGGGCAAGTCGCTGGAGGTGCAGCTCCGCACCAACGAGATGCACGCCCGGGCCGAGCAGGGAGTGGCCGCTCACTGGGACTACAAAGAGGGTGCCACCGCCGACGATCTGGCCTGGTTGAGCCGCATCATCGACTGGCAGCAGGAGACCTCCGACGCCGTCGAATTCCTGAGCAATCTCAAGACCGACCTCGACCACGACGAGGTCCAGGTTTTCACCCCCAAGGGCGAGGTGGTGTCGCTGCCGATGGGGGCGATTCCCATCGATTTCGCCTACGCCATCCACACCGAGGTGGGCCATGCCTGTATAGGGGCTCGGGTCAACGGCCAGCTCGTGCCACTGGACCGCGAGCTTCGGCCCGGCGACATGGTGGAGATCTTCACCTCCAAGGTGGCCGACAAGGGACCGTCGCGCGACTGGCTTGGGCTGGTGGCGTCCCACCGAGCCCGCAACAAGATCCGCCAGTGGTTCGCCCAGGCCCGCCGGGAGGACGCCATCAAGGCCGGCCGCGACGCGGTGGCTGCTGCCCTGCGCCGCGAGCGACTGCCGGTGGCCAAGGTCCTGTCGGGCGAAGAGCTGCTGCACGCGGCCACCGACATGAACTACCGCGATCTCGACACCCTGTTCGCCGCGGTGGGGGAGCGCCATGTGTCGGCCAAGGCGGTGGCCGAGCGGGTGGCCGGCATGAGGGTGGAGCTGGCGGTGGAAGAAGAGCAGGACGATGAGCTGGCTGCGGTCCCGTCGCCGGCGGTATTGCCCCGCCGTACCGACCAATCGGTGGAGGTGGAGGGCCTCGACGACGTGCTGGTCAACCTGGCCCGCTGCTGCAAACCGGTTCCCCCCGACGAGATCATCGGCTTCGTCACTCGAGGCCGGGGGGTTTCGGTCCATCGTACGGAGTGCGCCAATGCAGCTTCGCTTTCGTTCGAGCAGGGCGACCGGCTCATCGATGTGGATTGGAGCGCCGAGCGCAGCGGCGCCTATTGCGTGACCATCGAGGTCAAGGCGTTCGACCGCACCCGCTTGTTGCGGGACGTGGCCAATGCCCTGTCCACCGGATCGGTCAACATCCTGGCCTGCGAGACCCGCACCGGCGCCGACCACATCTCGGTCATGCGGTTCGACTTCGAGCTGAGCGATGGCACCCATCTCGACGCCCTCTTGCGCACCATCCGGGGGATCGAGTCGGTTTACAACGCCTACCGAGTCCTCCCTACTGCCACTGGCTCATAG
- the hisS gene encoding histidine--tRNA ligase, which yields MAEVFQAPKGTRDILPPESDRWQALVAVFAEVFGRAGYGLVQNPMFEEIGVFQRLGEGTEVVRKEMYDFFDKGDRHMALRPEGTASVVRAFNQHRPTVPWKVWYLTPCFRYEEPQAGRFRQHHQVGAEAIGSADPDLDVEVIALQHDFYRSLGLSRLSLRLNSMGSPGDRQAYAGQLAAWLGQRLGELDEADRANAADHPLRVLDSKRERTMAAVADAPLITDCLSDEAAAHFERVQAGLDALGVGYEIDPRLVRGLDYYTHTTWEFAAGALSSAQNAVGGGGRYDGLAESLGGKPAPGVGFGAGIERILLAADAEGALAEAKPTVDVFVVDVTGGDAGRDLTFELRRSGISADRAFDARSMKAQMKVADRSGARLALLVGEDELASGTVTLRDLRSAGGQVALARADVVDGVAARLSEG from the coding sequence GTGGCTGAAGTGTTCCAAGCGCCGAAGGGGACTCGCGACATCCTGCCGCCGGAGTCGGATCGCTGGCAGGCGCTGGTCGCTGTGTTCGCCGAGGTGTTCGGCCGGGCCGGCTACGGGCTGGTGCAGAATCCCATGTTCGAGGAGATCGGGGTGTTCCAGCGCTTGGGCGAGGGCACCGAGGTGGTCCGCAAGGAGATGTACGACTTCTTCGACAAGGGCGACCGCCATATGGCCCTGCGCCCGGAGGGCACCGCCTCGGTGGTTAGGGCCTTCAACCAGCACCGGCCCACCGTGCCCTGGAAAGTGTGGTACCTCACCCCCTGTTTCCGCTACGAGGAGCCCCAGGCCGGGCGGTTCCGCCAGCACCACCAAGTGGGGGCGGAGGCCATTGGATCGGCCGATCCCGACCTCGACGTGGAGGTCATCGCCCTCCAGCACGACTTCTATCGGTCGCTCGGTTTGAGCCGGCTGTCGCTGCGGCTCAACTCCATGGGCAGCCCCGGCGACCGGCAGGCCTACGCCGGGCAGTTGGCCGCCTGGCTGGGTCAGCGGCTGGGGGAGTTGGACGAGGCCGACCGGGCCAACGCCGCCGACCATCCTCTGCGGGTGCTGGACTCCAAGCGGGAGCGCACCATGGCCGCAGTCGCCGACGCCCCCCTCATCACCGACTGCCTCTCCGACGAGGCCGCCGCCCACTTCGAGCGGGTGCAGGCCGGGCTGGATGCCTTGGGGGTCGGCTACGAGATCGATCCCCGGCTGGTGCGAGGCCTGGACTACTACACCCACACCACCTGGGAGTTCGCGGCCGGTGCTTTGTCCTCAGCCCAGAACGCGGTGGGCGGCGGGGGGCGCTACGACGGCTTGGCCGAGTCCCTCGGCGGCAAACCCGCCCCCGGTGTGGGCTTCGGCGCCGGCATCGAGCGCATCCTGCTGGCTGCTGACGCTGAGGGTGCCCTCGCGGAAGCCAAGCCAACCGTTGACGTGTTCGTGGTGGATGTGACCGGGGGAGACGCCGGCCGCGACCTCACCTTCGAGCTGCGCCGCAGCGGCATCTCCGCCGACCGGGCCTTCGACGCCCGCTCGATGAAAGCCCAGATGAAGGTGGCCGACCGCTCGGGCGCCCGACTGGCCCTGCTGGTGGGGGAGGATGAGCTGGCGTCGGGCACCGTCACGCTGCGCGACCTGCGCTCAGCAGGCGGCCAAGTTGCTCTGGCCAGAGCCGATGTTGTCGATGGGGTGGCCGCGAGGTTGTCC